The following proteins are encoded in a genomic region of Oceanisphaera profunda:
- a CDS encoding glutathione S-transferase family protein has product MKLYYRPGTCSLAAHIALAWLGLPYELEVANTRDPEFTKINYLGTVPVLFTAEMGALYQSSAILRYLSRLPEGEHLGPGQDPVLQAQCDYWLSFFNADLYRAFAPYFNPEKYTTDSSPEAKKAIKAAVPAQIAPLLTRMDSHLASRDFYLEDELGIVDACAFVYCYWALKVLGNGLKDYPNVERHFTTMMQDPQVQAVMAVEGLTVES; this is encoded by the coding sequence ATGAAGTTATATTACAGGCCGGGTACGTGTTCACTTGCCGCTCATATCGCACTTGCTTGGTTAGGTTTACCCTATGAGCTAGAAGTGGCGAATACGCGGGATCCCGAATTCACTAAGATTAACTATTTAGGCACAGTGCCGGTGTTATTCACCGCCGAAATGGGCGCACTTTACCAAAGCAGTGCCATTTTGCGCTATTTGTCTCGCTTGCCAGAGGGGGAGCATTTGGGACCCGGTCAAGATCCGGTACTGCAGGCGCAATGTGATTATTGGTTGAGCTTTTTTAACGCCGATCTGTATCGCGCTTTTGCTCCGTATTTTAATCCAGAAAAATACACCACAGACTCCAGTCCTGAAGCGAAGAAAGCCATTAAAGCCGCCGTGCCGGCTCAGATTGCGCCTTTGCTAACGCGTATGGATAGTCATCTGGCGAGTCGAGATTTTTATCTAGAAGATGAGTTAGGCATAGTGGATGCGTGTGCCTTTGTGTATTGCTATTGGGCGCTCAAAGTTTTGGGTAATGGCCTAAAGGACTATCCGAATGTGGAACGTCACTTTACTACCATGATGCAAGATCCGCAGGTACAAGCGGTGATGGCCGTAGAAGGGCTGACGGTAGAATCTTAA
- a CDS encoding DMT family transporter: MTFSYDYLALAAAACWAVASLLSAHAARYLGAFTFSRWRMFCVSVMLWAAALLTGGWSSLSSHSLSIMAASGLIGIFIGDTALFAAMNRLGPRRASVLFATHALFSALLAYLIFGEIIAGWTLVGCLLLVGGVMTAIFMGKRTGDTHAWEQDNGRLWIGIALGLLAALCQSIATLMMKPVMMDQLASVDPVAASAVRMSTAFFAHLFLLWCGWSVAKPLQRINWPIFGMVAMNALLAMGVGMTLILVALRHGEVGMVAMLSSVSPVLVLPLLWLLTKQRPASGAWLGAAITVIGTALIVARH; encoded by the coding sequence ATGACCTTTTCATACGATTACCTCGCTTTGGCTGCGGCCGCCTGTTGGGCCGTGGCCAGCTTATTGTCGGCCCATGCGGCCCGCTATTTGGGCGCCTTTACCTTTTCACGCTGGCGGATGTTTTGCGTGAGCGTAATGCTGTGGGCGGCGGCCTTGCTCACAGGGGGGTGGAGCAGCCTGAGCAGCCATAGCCTTAGCATCATGGCGGCGTCAGGCTTGATTGGTATTTTTATTGGTGACACAGCGCTATTTGCCGCCATGAACCGCTTAGGGCCTAGGCGTGCCAGCGTGTTATTTGCCACCCACGCACTGTTCTCGGCGCTATTGGCGTATTTGATTTTTGGCGAGATAATTGCCGGCTGGACCTTGGTTGGCTGCTTACTATTAGTGGGCGGTGTGATGACGGCGATTTTTATGGGCAAACGCACTGGTGATACTCATGCGTGGGAGCAGGATAATGGCCGCCTTTGGATAGGTATCGCCTTAGGATTATTAGCCGCACTCTGCCAGTCGATTGCCACCTTAATGATGAAGCCGGTGATGATGGATCAGTTAGCGTCAGTAGATCCGGTAGCGGCCTCGGCAGTGCGCATGAGCACGGCGTTTTTCGCCCACCTATTTTTATTGTGGTGCGGTTGGTCGGTCGCCAAGCCGCTGCAACGCATTAACTGGCCTATTTTTGGTATGGTGGCAATGAATGCCTTGTTAGCTATGGGGGTGGGCATGACCTTGATTTTAGTGGCATTGCGCCATGGCGAAGTGGGCATGGTGGCCATGCTCAGCTCGGTCAGTCCGGTATTGGTGTTGCCCTTGCTGTGGTTGTTAACCAAACAAAGGCCCGCCTCCGGCGCTTGGCTAGGTGCGGCTATCACGGTAATAGGTACCGCCTTAATCGTGGCGAGACATTAG
- the sbcD gene encoding exonuclease subunit SbcD yields the protein MRILHTSDWHLGQHFMGKTRLEEHQAFLCWLVEQVQSQAVDAVLVAGDVFDTGTPPSYARELYNDFIVKLQQTGAQLVILGGNHDSVAMLNESRALLGCLNVQVIPGVLADIEHQVLTLYKGDGEPGAVLCAVPFIRARDVMISESGQSASDKQQSLQQAIAAHYQQLFECAEQLSEAHEAAHGRRLPIIGTGHLTTVGASSSDSVREIYIGTLDAFPANAFPPLDYLALGHIHRPQKVGGHEHMRYCGSPLALSFDEVGQQKEVLLVDVNAEGLSAITPLAVPIFQPLARVKGNLAELAVAMQAVAVEQAELAKIKPVWLEVTVAEDDYLTDLQPRVEQLAVGLPLEILLVRRQRSSQQATLTDDARITLSELSPLQVFERRLAAEELAPEREQALQSLYQALLVEREQEA from the coding sequence ATGCGCATATTGCACACCTCCGACTGGCATTTAGGCCAACATTTTATGGGTAAAACCCGCCTTGAAGAACATCAGGCTTTTTTGTGTTGGCTGGTTGAGCAAGTACAAAGCCAAGCCGTGGATGCGGTGCTGGTGGCAGGCGATGTGTTTGATACCGGCACGCCGCCCAGTTATGCCCGCGAGCTGTATAACGACTTTATCGTTAAATTACAGCAAACCGGCGCGCAATTAGTGATCTTGGGCGGTAATCATGATTCAGTCGCCATGCTTAATGAGTCGCGCGCATTACTTGGCTGCTTAAATGTGCAAGTGATCCCTGGCGTGTTGGCAGACATAGAGCATCAGGTGCTCACGCTCTATAAGGGCGATGGTGAGCCTGGAGCTGTGTTATGCGCCGTGCCTTTTATTCGCGCCCGAGACGTTATGATTAGTGAGTCCGGCCAAAGTGCGAGTGATAAGCAACAGAGCTTACAACAGGCCATAGCTGCGCATTATCAGCAATTATTTGAGTGTGCCGAGCAGCTTAGTGAAGCTCACGAAGCCGCTCATGGCCGCCGTTTGCCCATTATTGGCACTGGACATTTAACGACCGTGGGAGCAAGCAGTAGCGATTCGGTACGAGAAATTTATATTGGTACTTTGGATGCCTTTCCGGCCAATGCTTTTCCGCCATTGGATTACTTAGCGCTCGGCCATATTCACCGTCCGCAAAAAGTGGGTGGCCATGAGCATATGCGCTATTGCGGCTCGCCGCTTGCCTTAAGCTTTGATGAAGTGGGCCAGCAAAAAGAAGTGCTGTTGGTGGATGTGAATGCCGAGGGCCTGAGCGCGATTACCCCTCTAGCGGTGCCGATTTTTCAGCCGCTGGCGCGCGTAAAGGGCAACTTGGCTGAGCTTGCGGTCGCCATGCAAGCAGTTGCGGTGGAGCAAGCGGAATTAGCGAAAATAAAGCCCGTCTGGCTAGAAGTAACGGTGGCCGAAGACGATTATTTAACGGACTTACAACCCAGAGTCGAGCAATTAGCGGTCGGCTTGCCCTTGGAGATTTTATTGGTACGCCGTCAGCGCTCAAGTCAGCAAGCCACCTTAACGGATGATGCGCGCATCACGCTCAGCGAGCTCTCGCCATTACAGGTTTTTGAGCGGCGCTTGGCCGCAGAAGAGCTGGCGCCTGAGCGCGAACAAGCGTTGCAGTCTTTATATCAAGCGTTATTGGTTGAGCGGGAGCAAGAAGCATGA
- a CDS encoding SbcC/MukB-like Walker B domain-containing protein, whose product MKILSLRLKNLNSLKGEWKIDFREPPFRDSGLFAIIGPTGAGKTTLLDAICLALYHETPRMKQVSASSNELMTRHTADCLAEVEFEIKGQGYRAFWSQRRSRDQLSGKLQAPKVELARLDGTILTTKINDKLRLTETLSGLDFGRFTKSMLLAQGGFAAFLHANANERAELLEELTGTDIYAQISRRVFEQTREQQAALNELKARAQGMELLDDAERLQVQADMAAAELELAQQYKILAQAQTSLQRIGAYQTAQQQQAQTEQTLQAANLAWQAQDAARQQLSQAVPANRLLPYWQQWQDASTRGQSFANQLSQEQAELGLLNKQSQQLCWQALQVSGQLTQQLTLAEQRLSEEQTKLSQQMAVNPVAERLGEYLAGWREQIQANAKEQDNLVRIQKAKVTLQTKRDTLEKQCQQTQLQVTDAEQQVAQAKLAMDEQQQQLAQLLAGQSLPELRQKLHSLSQQQGQWSQVRELWTRITKQQKTHADLKDTLALQEPELAKLELQLTQSRAEYKSLQEQIRDKEKLLEQEQRIRALEAHRARLQPEEACPLCGSESHPAIAAYQALDDATALSLAEKQQERAEREQQGQQLSQAFAKRQAGVEQGQRQVQAQVAELSELQLQLSTLLTTLQIIDTDPACQQTELEQRQQQLQALTSQCNQLEQQQEAVYRYQEQVQQAEQALAGLQTQQGLRSQELQSLSEQIAQQQQQLTEQQVLVAQQQATLAASLAELNWAVPNDWTAWLADCEQQWQAWKSHQVRGQQLIAERQQLAGQLQQAHTEQALWQKRWSALAIPDLAAMGDIKNDNAELNSFTELTELTEQWQASQQQLQQKTARLDTLHQQATELETELQSRLAAWQQQLSESPFSDEAALLAACLSESEFERLAQAQRQLEQALHRAQTLCEQATQAADAAKLALGELDPAAQAALHAQLQQSQAEFNATQQQIGGWRTRLDTDAERRQRQQALFANIDAQQQSLQLWDQLNHLIGSADGAKYRRFAQGLTLEHLVHLANQRLVRLHGRYQLARTAGGELELSVIDTWQADVARDTQTLSGGESFLVSLALALALSDLVSSKTRIDSLFLDEGFGTLDSETLEVALDALDALNASGKMIGVISHIEALKERVPVQIKLSKSQGLGLSRLAPEFEV is encoded by the coding sequence ATGAAAATCCTCAGCCTACGGCTAAAAAATCTCAACTCCTTAAAAGGCGAGTGGAAAATTGACTTTAGAGAGCCGCCATTTCGTGACAGTGGCTTGTTCGCCATTATCGGGCCCACGGGCGCCGGTAAAACCACTTTGCTCGATGCCATTTGTTTAGCCCTGTATCACGAAACGCCGCGCATGAAACAGGTGTCTGCCAGCAGCAATGAGCTAATGACCCGCCACACCGCGGATTGTTTGGCGGAAGTGGAGTTTGAGATTAAAGGCCAAGGTTATCGGGCTTTTTGGAGCCAGCGCCGCTCCCGTGACCAACTGAGCGGCAAGCTGCAAGCGCCCAAGGTGGAGCTGGCGAGGTTAGATGGCACTATTCTTACCACTAAAATTAACGACAAGCTGCGCTTAACGGAAACGTTGAGCGGCTTAGATTTCGGGCGCTTCACTAAGTCGATGTTATTGGCCCAAGGGGGCTTTGCCGCCTTCTTGCATGCCAATGCCAACGAGCGCGCCGAATTACTGGAGGAACTCACCGGCACCGATATTTATGCGCAAATTTCGCGCCGTGTATTTGAGCAAACCCGCGAGCAGCAAGCTGCGTTGAATGAGCTTAAAGCCCGCGCTCAAGGCATGGAGTTGCTGGATGATGCTGAACGCTTACAAGTGCAAGCGGATATGGCCGCCGCCGAGCTTGAATTAGCGCAGCAATATAAAATCTTAGCGCAAGCTCAAACTAGTCTGCAACGCATTGGCGCCTACCAAACGGCACAGCAGCAACAAGCTCAAACCGAGCAGACGCTGCAGGCGGCAAACTTGGCTTGGCAAGCTCAAGACGCTGCGCGCCAGCAATTAAGCCAAGCGGTGCCGGCCAATCGGTTACTGCCTTATTGGCAACAATGGCAAGATGCCAGCACTCGTGGGCAAAGCTTTGCCAATCAATTAAGCCAAGAGCAGGCGGAATTAGGGCTGCTTAATAAACAGAGTCAGCAGCTGTGCTGGCAGGCACTACAAGTGAGCGGCCAACTGACTCAACAGTTGACGCTTGCCGAGCAACGACTGAGTGAAGAACAAACTAAATTAAGCCAACAAATGGCGGTTAATCCCGTAGCTGAACGGCTGGGTGAATACTTGGCGGGCTGGCGTGAACAAATTCAGGCTAATGCCAAAGAGCAGGACAATCTTGTACGCATACAAAAAGCCAAAGTCACGCTGCAAACTAAGCGTGACACGCTTGAAAAGCAGTGCCAGCAAACTCAGTTACAAGTGACGGATGCGGAGCAACAAGTAGCACAAGCCAAGCTGGCTATGGATGAACAACAGCAACAATTGGCGCAATTATTAGCCGGCCAATCATTGCCTGAGCTGCGGCAAAAATTACACAGCCTAAGCCAGCAGCAAGGGCAATGGAGCCAAGTGCGCGAGCTTTGGACTCGCATTACGAAGCAGCAAAAGACTCATGCTGATCTCAAGGACACACTGGCCCTCCAAGAGCCAGAATTGGCGAAACTGGAGCTGCAATTAACCCAATCGCGCGCAGAATATAAAAGTCTACAAGAGCAGATCCGCGATAAAGAAAAGCTGTTGGAGCAAGAACAACGTATTCGCGCACTGGAAGCACACAGAGCCAGACTACAACCCGAAGAAGCCTGCCCCTTATGTGGCAGTGAAAGTCATCCGGCCATTGCGGCGTATCAGGCGCTCGATGATGCCACCGCGCTTAGCTTGGCCGAAAAGCAGCAAGAGCGCGCCGAGCGCGAGCAACAAGGCCAGCAATTAAGCCAAGCCTTTGCCAAGCGCCAAGCCGGAGTGGAGCAGGGGCAGCGGCAAGTGCAGGCTCAGGTCGCTGAACTTAGCGAGTTGCAGCTACAGCTCAGCACCTTGTTAACGACATTACAGATTATTGATACCGATCCTGCTTGCCAGCAAACGGAACTGGAGCAACGCCAACAACAGCTGCAAGCACTAACAAGCCAATGTAATCAGTTGGAGCAACAACAAGAGGCGGTATATCGCTACCAAGAGCAGGTTCAACAAGCCGAACAAGCGCTAGCAGGATTACAAACCCAGCAGGGGTTACGGAGCCAAGAGCTGCAATCTTTAAGCGAGCAAATAGCCCAACAGCAACAGCAGCTCACTGAGCAACAAGTGTTAGTAGCTCAACAACAGGCGACACTTGCAGCTTCACTGGCTGAGCTTAACTGGGCAGTACCCAATGATTGGACCGCTTGGTTGGCCGATTGTGAACAGCAATGGCAAGCCTGGAAAAGCCACCAAGTGCGTGGCCAGCAGCTTATTGCTGAACGCCAGCAGTTGGCAGGGCAATTACAGCAAGCGCACACCGAGCAAGCTCTGTGGCAAAAACGCTGGTCGGCGCTGGCCATTCCAGACTTAGCTGCGATGGGCGATATTAAAAATGATAATGCCGAGCTGAACTCATTCACAGAGCTGACAGAGTTAACCGAGCAATGGCAAGCTAGCCAACAGCAACTGCAGCAAAAAACGGCGCGCCTCGACACCTTGCATCAGCAAGCGACTGAACTTGAGACTGAACTGCAAAGCCGCTTGGCTGCTTGGCAACAGCAGTTATCAGAGAGCCCTTTTAGCGATGAAGCGGCCTTGTTGGCAGCATGCTTGAGTGAGTCAGAGTTTGAGCGTTTAGCCCAAGCGCAACGCCAGCTTGAACAAGCTTTGCACCGCGCACAAACGCTGTGTGAACAAGCTACGCAAGCGGCAGATGCAGCCAAGCTGGCATTAGGCGAGCTGGATCCCGCAGCGCAAGCTGCTTTACACGCGCAGCTGCAACAAAGCCAAGCCGAGTTTAACGCCACACAACAGCAAATTGGCGGCTGGCGCACGCGGTTAGACACAGACGCCGAGCGCCGCCAGCGCCAGCAAGCGTTATTTGCCAACATAGACGCCCAACAGCAGAGCCTGCAATTATGGGATCAATTGAATCATTTGATTGGATCTGCCGATGGCGCCAAGTATCGCCGCTTTGCCCAAGGGCTAACGCTGGAGCACTTAGTGCATTTGGCCAACCAGCGCTTAGTACGCTTACACGGTCGCTATCAATTGGCACGCACCGCCGGCGGCGAACTGGAATTATCGGTGATCGATACCTGGCAAGCAGACGTAGCCCGTGATACCCAAACCTTATCGGGGGGTGAAAGCTTCTTGGTGAGCTTGGCATTGGCCTTGGCGCTCTCAGACTTAGTCAGCAGCAAGACCCGCATTGACTCTTTGTTTTTGGATGAAGGCTTTGGCACCCTAGACTCAGAAACCCTAGAGGTGGCATTGGATGCGCTGGATGCGCTCAATGCCAGCGGCAAGATGATAGGGGTGATCAGCCATATAGAAGCGCTAAAAGAACGAGTGCCGGTACAAATAAAATTGAGCAAGAGCCAAGGCTTAGGCTTAAGCCGACTGGCACCAGAGTTTGAGGTTTAG